A region of Staphylococcus sp. IVB6181 DNA encodes the following proteins:
- a CDS encoding CoA-disulfide reductase: MTHIIIVGGVAGGATAASQLRRLNSDFKITVYEKDRDVTFANCGLPYYLGGIVHSRDELLNYTPEDFKANKDIDAHVYHEVIGVNPQNKTVTVKNRTSGETFEDSYDKLILSPGCRANRLPLDTDMAFTLRNLEDTDAIDQFIKHHDVKKVLIVGAGYISLEVLENLHINGLETVLIHRSEKVNKLMDQDMNHVIFDAMDERNIDYRLNEEIDKVEGKTVHFKSGNAEDFDMIIEGLGILPNTEFFEDTDITCNEDGYIPVNEYFQTNYEDIYAIGDIASYYYRHVDLPTSVALAWGAHRGASIVSQHIAHQTAPPFKGFLGSNAVKFFDYTLTSVGVTPDDLEHFDYEMVENEQLSHAGYFPGAERIHLRVYFEKGSRRILRAAAVGKAGADKRIDVLSMAMQNQLTIDELTEFEPAYAPPYSSPKDIINIIGYKAQSK; encoded by the coding sequence ATGACACACATTATTATTGTAGGCGGTGTAGCTGGCGGAGCTACAGCGGCCAGCCAATTACGCAGATTAAATTCCGACTTTAAAATTACCGTGTACGAAAAAGATAGAGACGTCACTTTCGCAAACTGCGGTCTGCCCTATTATTTAGGCGGTATCGTTCACTCGCGAGATGAGCTTTTAAATTATACACCAGAAGACTTTAAAGCAAACAAAGATATCGACGCTCACGTTTATCACGAAGTCATCGGTGTCAATCCGCAAAACAAAACTGTTACAGTAAAAAACAGAACGTCAGGCGAAACATTTGAAGATAGTTATGACAAATTAATTTTAAGTCCCGGGTGCCGTGCAAACCGCTTACCGCTTGATACTGATATGGCCTTCACATTGCGTAACTTAGAAGACACAGATGCGATTGATCAATTTATCAAGCATCATGATGTGAAGAAAGTCTTAATTGTAGGTGCCGGCTATATATCATTGGAAGTACTTGAAAACTTGCATATCAATGGTTTAGAAACGGTATTGATTCACCGCTCAGAAAAAGTAAACAAATTGATGGATCAAGATATGAATCATGTCATCTTTGATGCGATGGATGAACGTAATATTGATTATCGTCTTAATGAAGAAATTGATAAGGTAGAGGGAAAAACTGTACACTTCAAATCTGGCAATGCAGAAGATTTCGATATGATTATTGAAGGCTTAGGTATTCTGCCGAACACTGAGTTCTTTGAAGACACTGATATAACATGTAACGAGGATGGCTATATTCCGGTCAATGAGTATTTCCAAACGAATTATGAAGATATTTATGCTATCGGAGATATCGCATCTTATTACTATCGCCATGTCGATTTGCCGACAAGTGTCGCATTAGCTTGGGGAGCCCACCGCGGTGCAAGTATCGTTTCTCAGCATATTGCACACCAAACAGCACCGCCATTCAAAGGCTTCCTAGGTTCAAACGCTGTAAAATTCTTTGATTACACACTGACAAGTGTCGGTGTTACACCTGATGACTTAGAACACTTTGATTATGAAATGGTAGAAAATGAACAGCTCAGTCATGCAGGTTATTTCCCAGGTGCTGAACGTATCCACTTGCGTGTTTACTTTGAAAAAGGATCACGCCGTATTTTAAGAGCAGCCGCAGTCGGCAAAGCTGGTGCAGATAAACGTATTGATGTATTATCCATGGCAATGCAAAATCAACTTACAATTGATGAGCTGACTGAATTCGAACCTGCCTATGCACCGCCGTACAGTTCACCAAAAGACATTATTAATATCATAGGTTATAAAGCACAATCAAAATAA
- a CDS encoding YisL family protein: MLHLHIFSWVIGIILFIAAYLSFTSSGAPKKAYKPLHMALRLFLLLILFSGVWQIVVEFATATGSAHMLLTLKMVCGVAVVALMETTLIRKQRGQSHNRLFWGVIVLIIITMALGIILPEGPISSMFGIGQ, encoded by the coding sequence ATGTTACATTTACACATTTTCAGTTGGGTCATCGGTATTATTTTATTTATCGCAGCATATTTAAGTTTTACATCTTCAGGTGCCCCTAAAAAAGCTTACAAACCATTACACATGGCATTACGCTTATTCCTATTACTGATCTTATTCAGCGGTGTTTGGCAAATTGTTGTAGAATTTGCGACAGCGACAGGAAGCGCACACATGCTATTAACATTGAAAATGGTATGCGGTGTTGCAGTTGTGGCATTAATGGAAACTACATTAATCCGCAAACAACGCGGCCAATCACATAACAGACTTTTCTGGGGTGTTATTGTCTTAATTATTATTACTATGGCATTAGGTATTATCTTGCCTGAAGGTCCGATCTCAAGTATGTTCGGTATTGGCCAATAA
- a CDS encoding fumarylacetoacetate hydrolase family protein, whose product MKFLSFKHNDETSYGVKVKREEAAWDLRKVLADFGEGDFHPKTLLEGLEQNHTLDFQEQVRKAVVAATDSPNSEDYKVQFADVEFLPPVTPPNNVIAFGRNYKEHADELNHSVERLYVFTKAASSLTGDESTIPNHKDITDTLDYEGELGVVIGKSGEKIPKGLALDYVYGYTIINDITDRTAQRQQDQAFLSKSLTGGCPMGPYIVTKDELPTPEDVNIVTKVNNDIRQDGNTSQMILKIDELIAEISKFVALHPGDIIATGTPSGVGAGMNPPQYLQPGDEVKVTIDNIGTLTNFIAKEEE is encoded by the coding sequence ATGAAATTCTTGTCATTCAAACATAATGATGAAACATCTTATGGTGTAAAAGTAAAACGTGAAGAAGCAGCTTGGGATTTAAGAAAAGTATTAGCTGATTTTGGCGAAGGCGACTTCCATCCTAAGACATTATTAGAAGGTTTAGAACAAAACCATACATTAGATTTCCAAGAACAAGTGCGTAAAGCAGTTGTTGCAGCAACAGATAGTCCGAACTCTGAAGACTATAAAGTACAATTTGCGGATGTAGAATTTTTACCGCCGGTTACTCCGCCGAATAATGTCATTGCTTTTGGCCGTAACTATAAAGAACATGCAGATGAGTTGAATCATAGTGTTGAAAGACTTTATGTCTTCACTAAAGCAGCATCATCTTTAACTGGTGATGAATCAACAATTCCAAACCATAAAGATATTACAGATACACTTGATTACGAAGGTGAATTAGGGGTTGTAATCGGTAAATCTGGAGAGAAAATTCCTAAAGGTCTGGCATTAGACTATGTATACGGCTATACAATCATTAACGATATTACAGACCGTACAGCACAACGCCAGCAAGACCAAGCATTCTTATCTAAAAGTTTAACAGGCGGCTGCCCAATGGGTCCTTATATCGTCACAAAAGATGAATTGCCGACACCTGAAGACGTAAACATTGTGACTAAAGTCAACAATGATATCCGTCAAGACGGCAATACAAGTCAAATGATCTTGAAAATTGATGAATTAATTGCTGAGATTTCAAAATTCGTCGCATTGCACCCTGGTGATATTATCGCTACAGGTACACCATCTGGTGTAGGTGCAGGCATGAATCCTCCGCAATATTTACAACCAGGTGATGAAGTGAAAGTGACAATCGATAATATCGGTACATTAACAAACTTTATCGCAAAAGAAGAAGAATAA
- the addA gene encoding helicase-exonuclease AddAB subunit AddA, which yields MIPKKPEGVMWTDGQWKSIYASGQDTLVAAAAGSGKTAVLVERIIQRILRDKIDVDRLLVVTFTNASAREMKHRVEKRITEASLEDPSNAHLKNQRVKIHQAQISTLHSFCLKLIQQHYDVLDIDPNFRTSSEAENILLLEQTIDEVLEDYYAALDPAFIDLTEHLSSDRSDDAFRNIIKSMYYFSVANPNPMQWLASLAQPYEHEAVQEEYLQLLTELAGVFMQTALENINKSYDLYSELALVDKQLAVVEGERAFMQRAMEGGLLNTEVIRNHQFEKRFPSAVKKIKEANEGYEADLESAKGYYDDYKAAVQKVQQEYYSRSAEDLKADMQRLAPRVKVLANITQDVINKFGEKKRSRNILDFSDYEHFALKILMDETGHPTELAQHYRDRFDEILVDEYQDTNRVQEQILSCIKRGDETNGNLFMVGDVKQSIYKFRQADPSLFIEKYNRFLADGSTGMRIDLSQNFRSRPEVLSTTNYIFKHMMDESVGEIVYDEAAQLYFGAPFDKQPHPLHLNVLVEDEASELTGTQQEAEYIANQVETILNHHEVYDTKTKTYRKPTYKDIVILERAYSHARELQQAFKDRDIPFHVNSKEGYFEQTEVRLVLSFLRTVDNPLQDIYLVGLMRSVIYQFTEDELAHIRILSPNDDYFYQSIQHYIQHEAADAKLVEKLQDFLKDLAFYQDFSLKHPVYQLIDRFYNDRFVIQYFSGLIGGKGRRANLYGLFNKAVEFEKSSFRGLFQFIRFIDELIERKQDFGEENIVGPNDDVVRMMTIHASKGLEFPFVIYSGLTTKFNKQDLSKPVILNQKYGAGLNYFDTEKDIVYPSLASTALKAINENELISEEMRLMYVALTRAKEQLFLIGRVKDEKALEKLEKAPISNNMLQMSYRLSAPSPFNLIYPILAKYQSSSITNDLKFENNIETIEASIRPSVETHIDYYEDIKADIADNTEEDYRTVADIQNYQTEQPTLQQQIETQLAFEYPYQKDMVKPTKQSVSELKRQLETEESGTSYERVRQYRLGASTYERPQFLRQHQKRKANEIGTLMHTVMQHLPFKTERLTEAELDAYIDGLVQLNIIEDDAKADIRISEVMGFINSDLYLKIAQSNQVMREVPFVVNQSEVDQNMDPNEGVSIIQGMIDLIYREGDQYYFVDYKTDAFHQRLGVSDEEMGQQLKDRYKVQMHYYRAALETILNTKVKGYLYFFKFGTLSLDDSNH from the coding sequence ATGATACCGAAAAAACCAGAGGGTGTAATGTGGACAGATGGACAATGGAAAAGTATTTATGCTTCAGGACAAGATACACTGGTTGCGGCAGCGGCAGGTTCTGGTAAGACTGCAGTACTTGTTGAGCGCATCATTCAGCGTATTTTGAGAGATAAAATAGATGTGGACCGCTTGCTTGTTGTGACGTTTACAAATGCTAGTGCGCGCGAAATGAAGCATAGGGTAGAAAAGCGTATTACAGAAGCTTCATTAGAAGATCCAAGCAATGCGCATCTTAAAAATCAACGTGTTAAAATTCATCAAGCGCAAATTTCAACGTTACACAGCTTTTGTTTGAAATTAATCCAGCAGCATTATGATGTTTTAGATATAGATCCGAATTTCAGAACCAGCAGCGAAGCGGAGAATATCTTATTGCTGGAACAAACGATTGATGAAGTGCTTGAAGATTATTATGCAGCACTTGATCCTGCTTTCATTGATTTGACTGAACATCTTTCATCGGATAGAAGCGATGATGCTTTCAGAAATATTATCAAAAGTATGTATTACTTCTCAGTCGCTAACCCGAATCCGATGCAGTGGCTGGCTTCACTAGCACAACCTTATGAACATGAAGCGGTACAAGAAGAATATCTGCAGTTGCTGACAGAGCTTGCAGGTGTATTTATGCAGACGGCATTGGAAAATATTAATAAAAGTTACGACCTTTATAGTGAACTTGCGCTTGTAGATAAGCAACTCGCAGTGGTAGAAGGAGAACGTGCTTTTATGCAGCGTGCAATGGAAGGCGGGCTGCTTAATACCGAAGTTATCAGAAATCATCAATTTGAAAAAAGGTTCCCAAGTGCCGTTAAAAAGATTAAAGAGGCCAATGAAGGATATGAGGCAGACCTTGAAAGTGCGAAAGGATATTATGATGACTATAAAGCTGCAGTGCAAAAAGTGCAGCAAGAATATTACTCTCGCTCAGCTGAAGACTTAAAAGCAGATATGCAGCGCTTAGCACCTAGAGTAAAAGTGCTGGCAAATATTACACAAGATGTAATCAATAAGTTCGGTGAGAAGAAACGCAGCCGTAATATCTTGGATTTCTCAGACTATGAACATTTTGCATTGAAGATTTTAATGGACGAAACAGGTCATCCGACTGAACTTGCACAACATTACAGAGACCGTTTTGATGAGATTTTAGTCGATGAATATCAAGATACCAACCGTGTTCAAGAACAAATCTTAAGTTGTATCAAACGCGGCGATGAAACGAACGGCAATCTCTTTATGGTAGGGGACGTAAAACAATCGATTTATAAATTCAGACAAGCAGATCCAAGCTTGTTCATTGAAAAATATAATCGTTTCTTAGCAGACGGAAGTACAGGTATGCGTATTGATTTATCACAAAACTTCCGTTCAAGACCTGAAGTGCTTTCAACTACGAACTATATATTCAAACACATGATGGATGAATCAGTAGGTGAAATTGTATATGACGAAGCGGCACAGCTTTATTTCGGTGCGCCGTTTGATAAACAACCGCATCCGCTGCATTTAAATGTCTTGGTAGAAGATGAAGCCTCTGAATTAACCGGCACTCAACAAGAAGCAGAGTATATTGCGAATCAAGTTGAAACGATATTAAATCATCATGAAGTATATGATACGAAGACGAAGACTTATCGCAAGCCGACGTATAAAGATATTGTGATTTTAGAACGAGCTTATAGTCATGCCAGAGAACTACAACAAGCTTTTAAAGATAGAGATATTCCTTTCCATGTAAATAGCAAGGAAGGTTATTTTGAACAAACTGAAGTCAGATTGGTACTTTCATTCTTAAGAACGGTAGACAATCCGCTGCAAGATATTTATTTAGTCGGATTGATGCGTTCAGTGATTTATCAGTTTACAGAAGATGAATTAGCACATATTCGTATATTGAGTCCTAATGACGACTATTTCTATCAATCCATTCAGCACTATATTCAACATGAAGCAGCAGATGCAAAACTGGTCGAAAAACTGCAAGACTTTTTGAAGGATTTAGCATTCTATCAAGATTTCAGTTTAAAACATCCTGTATACCAATTAATCGATCGCTTCTATAATGATCGTTTTGTGATTCAATATTTCAGCGGATTAATCGGTGGAAAAGGGCGTCGTGCTAATTTATACGGCTTGTTCAACAAAGCAGTTGAGTTTGAAAAATCCAGCTTTAGAGGGTTATTCCAATTCATTCGTTTTATCGATGAATTAATCGAAAGAAAACAAGACTTCGGTGAAGAAAATATTGTCGGGCCGAATGATGATGTGGTTAGAATGATGACTATTCATGCTAGTAAAGGTTTAGAGTTTCCATTTGTCATCTACTCTGGATTAACAACTAAGTTTAATAAGCAAGATTTAAGCAAGCCTGTCATACTTAATCAAAAATACGGCGCTGGCTTGAATTATTTTGATACAGAAAAAGATATTGTTTATCCATCTTTAGCCTCGACAGCATTAAAGGCAATTAACGAAAATGAATTAATTTCCGAGGAAATGCGTTTGATGTATGTTGCGTTGACACGTGCAAAAGAACAGCTCTTCTTAATAGGACGAGTGAAAGATGAAAAAGCATTGGAAAAATTAGAAAAAGCACCGATTTCAAACAATATGCTGCAAATGAGTTATCGTTTGAGTGCGCCTAGTCCATTCAATTTGATTTATCCAATCTTGGCTAAATACCAATCTTCAAGTATTACGAACGATTTGAAGTTTGAAAATAATATTGAAACAATAGAGGCATCGATTCGACCTTCTGTCGAAACGCACATTGATTATTATGAAGATATCAAAGCAGATATAGCGGATAATACAGAAGAAGATTACCGCACAGTAGCGGATATCCAAAACTATCAAACTGAACAGCCGACACTTCAGCAGCAGATTGAAACACAACTTGCATTCGAATATCCGTATCAAAAAGATATGGTGAAACCGACAAAACAATCTGTATCAGAGTTGAAACGCCAGCTTGAAACAGAAGAAAGCGGGACAAGCTACGAGCGTGTGCGCCAATACAGATTAGGGGCATCCACTTATGAACGTCCGCAATTCTTGCGTCAGCATCAAAAACGAAAAGCTAATGAAATCGGTACGTTGATGCATACTGTAATGCAGCATCTGCCGTTTAAAACAGAGCGGTTAACAGAAGCGGAACTAGATGCATATATAGATGGACTAGTTCAGCTGAATATTATAGAAGATGATGCTAAAGCAGATATTCGAATAAGTGAGGTCATGGGCTTTATTAATAGTGATTTGTATCTGAAAATTGCACAAAGCAATCAAGTAATGCGCGAAGTGCCGTTTGTGGTCAATCAAAGCGAAGTCGACCAAAATATGGATCCGAATGAAGGGGTATCCATTATTCAAGGGATGATTGACTTGATTTATCGCGAAGGTGATCAATACTACTTTGTAGATTACAAAACAGATGCTTTCCACCAAAGATTAGGTGTGTCTGATGAGGAAATGGGTCAGCAATTAAAAGACCGTTATAAAGTACAAATGCACTATTATCGCGCAGCTTTAGAAACAATTTTGAATACAAAAGTGAAAGGTTACTTATACTTCTTCAAATTTGGTACGTTATCACTCGATGACTCAAACCATTAA
- the addB gene encoding helicase-exonuclease AddAB subunit AddB yields the protein MTVLNAYIGRAGTGKSHAMLSEIKQKMKQDPLGDPIIIIAPTQSTFQIEQDFVKDPELNGSLRTEVLHFERLSHRIFQEIGGLTEDYVSKGAMEMMVFDILQNHRKELNLYQSQVKYYGFSSKLTEQIQDFKKYAVSPEQLEDFISENQLQPRTQDKLHDIALVYRYLETRLADNFVSSEDTLYKFVEQMGKSEWLKRAEIYIDGFHNFSTLEYLMIEALAKHTKSVSVLLTTNGDKDPFSLFRKSSSVLTHLEEIAQKLDTTVNLRQFTTKYRFDNADLSHLESSFNELFIDKVPNKGHVNILEASNVREEVNAVARDIIRKAREENIRYQDVAILYRDEAYAHLMESVLPEYEIPFNIDTKQSMTHHPVMEMIRSLIEVIETKWSFEPLMRLFKTQVLTQKFKDSRYLTDILENYVLERGIYGQRWIDDSYFKIEQFNQMGLKRQPMTEETEAVYQRVIELKDFVMKHILKFEQALSEAETAVEFAAAFYEVFESFELPSQLMTERDELDLAGKHQQAEELDQVWNGFIQTLDDLATVFGDAEMTQKRFLELFDVGLEQLEFVMIPQTLDQVAIGTMDLAKVDNKAHVYMLGMNDGVMPQAISSSGLISDEEKKYFQEETQVELSPTADVLQMDEAFVCYIAMTRAKQYVTFSYSLMGMNNDDKEVSPFIQSIQELYTNLEVENIHYSAQQNPLTLMEHPHQTKINLFEELQSWLHHELTADAWLDTYQAMANNDRLSKGLYYLTSALTYDNKTVQLSQDQSKALYGDTINASVSRFEGYQNCPFKHYTSHGLRLNERTKYKLENFDLGDIFHSVLKYIAEKIDGDFKNLTDKAIKALTQEALESILPTVQYNLLNSSAYYRFMSYRIGAIVQSTLTALKYQGSFSKFKPQAFEKSFRRKPKTPDQLEAQALYTTQGIPINVRGQIDRIDTYTHQDRSFVNIIDYKSSAYSGTLDLKKVYYGLQMQMMTYMDVVLQNKQRLALSDQTEPGGLLYFHVHEPRVKFANWASIDEDEREKELLKSYQLSGVINSDPDVLNAEDTRLEPSFKSDIVPINMLKGGGLGKNNPVADTKTIYKFIEHNKKNFTQIASDIMDGHTEVAPMKYDKKLPCDFCNYKSVCHVDGMIDSKRYRTVDEKINPIELLRLESDEEEDEA from the coding sequence GTGACTGTATTAAACGCATATATTGGTAGGGCTGGTACAGGGAAGTCGCATGCGATGTTAAGTGAAATCAAACAAAAGATGAAACAAGATCCATTAGGCGATCCGATTATCATTATTGCCCCTACACAAAGTACATTCCAAATCGAACAAGATTTTGTAAAAGACCCAGAATTAAACGGCAGCCTTAGAACAGAAGTCCTTCACTTTGAACGTTTAAGTCATAGAATTTTCCAAGAAATCGGCGGTTTAACTGAAGATTATGTTTCAAAAGGTGCCATGGAAATGATGGTATTCGATATTTTGCAAAACCATCGCAAAGAATTGAATCTCTATCAATCTCAAGTGAAATATTATGGGTTCAGTTCAAAGCTGACTGAACAAATTCAAGATTTTAAGAAATATGCTGTAAGTCCTGAACAGTTAGAGGATTTTATTTCTGAAAATCAGTTACAGCCGCGTACGCAAGATAAGCTGCATGATATTGCATTAGTATACCGTTATTTAGAAACACGTTTAGCAGATAATTTTGTATCATCTGAAGATACGCTTTATAAATTTGTAGAACAAATGGGCAAATCTGAATGGTTGAAACGTGCAGAGATTTATATAGACGGTTTCCATAACTTTTCAACGTTAGAATATCTCATGATAGAAGCGTTAGCCAAACATACAAAATCCGTCAGCGTATTATTAACGACGAACGGAGATAAAGATCCATTTAGTTTATTCAGAAAATCATCATCTGTCTTAACGCATTTAGAAGAAATCGCACAAAAATTAGACACGACAGTTAATTTACGACAATTCACTACAAAATACCGTTTTGATAATGCAGACTTAAGCCACTTAGAAAGCAGTTTTAATGAACTCTTTATCGATAAAGTGCCGAATAAGGGCCATGTAAATATTCTTGAAGCTTCGAATGTACGTGAAGAAGTTAATGCGGTCGCACGTGATATTATCCGCAAAGCACGAGAAGAAAATATTCGCTATCAAGATGTGGCAATTTTATATCGTGATGAAGCTTATGCACATTTGATGGAGAGTGTGCTGCCTGAATATGAAATTCCGTTTAATATCGATACGAAGCAATCAATGACACATCATCCTGTGATGGAAATGATTCGTTCTTTAATTGAAGTCATTGAAACAAAATGGAGTTTTGAACCGCTGATGCGCTTGTTCAAGACACAAGTATTAACACAAAAATTTAAAGACAGCCGTTACTTAACAGATATCTTGGAAAATTATGTGCTTGAAAGAGGAATATATGGTCAGCGCTGGATAGATGACAGTTACTTTAAAATTGAGCAATTTAATCAAATGGGATTAAAACGTCAACCGATGACAGAAGAAACAGAAGCGGTGTATCAGCGTGTGATTGAATTGAAAGACTTTGTCATGAAACATATCCTCAAATTTGAACAAGCATTAAGCGAAGCTGAAACAGCAGTAGAATTTGCGGCAGCATTTTATGAAGTCTTCGAATCCTTTGAGCTGCCGAGCCAATTGATGACTGAACGCGATGAATTGGATTTAGCCGGCAAGCATCAGCAAGCTGAAGAACTTGATCAAGTATGGAATGGTTTCATTCAAACACTTGATGATTTGGCTACAGTGTTCGGCGACGCTGAGATGACACAAAAACGTTTCTTAGAACTCTTTGATGTTGGATTAGAACAATTAGAGTTTGTGATGATTCCGCAAACATTAGACCAAGTCGCAATCGGTACAATGGATTTAGCTAAAGTCGACAACAAAGCGCACGTCTATATGCTTGGCATGAATGACGGTGTGATGCCGCAAGCTATTTCAAGTTCAGGGCTCATCAGCGATGAAGAAAAGAAATATTTCCAAGAAGAAACACAAGTAGAATTAAGTCCGACTGCAGATGTGCTGCAAATGGATGAAGCGTTTGTTTGTTATATTGCGATGACACGTGCTAAACAATATGTCACTTTCTCATACAGCTTAATGGGCATGAACAACGATGATAAAGAAGTCAGTCCATTTATTCAGTCAATTCAAGAGCTCTATACCAATTTAGAAGTTGAAAATATCCATTACAGTGCACAGCAAAATCCATTAACTTTAATGGAGCATCCGCACCAAACGAAAATCAATTTATTCGAAGAACTGCAAAGCTGGCTGCATCATGAGCTGACTGCAGATGCTTGGTTAGATACTTATCAAGCCATGGCAAACAATGACCGTTTATCAAAAGGGCTGTACTACCTGACTTCAGCACTGACTTATGATAATAAAACAGTGCAACTGAGTCAGGATCAATCCAAAGCATTATATGGTGATACAATCAATGCCAGTGTATCACGATTTGAAGGTTATCAGAATTGTCCATTCAAACATTATACTTCACATGGACTTAGACTCAATGAGCGTACGAAATATAAATTAGAGAACTTTGATTTAGGAGATATCTTCCACTCTGTCTTAAAATACATTGCAGAGAAAATTGACGGCGACTTTAAAAATCTGACTGATAAAGCAATCAAAGCACTGACGCAAGAAGCCTTAGAAAGTATCTTGCCGACAGTACAATATAACTTATTGAATTCTTCTGCGTATTATCGTTTTATGTCATATCGTATCGGTGCCATTGTTCAATCGACGCTTACAGCATTGAAATATCAAGGAAGTTTCTCTAAATTCAAGCCGCAAGCGTTTGAAAAATCATTCAGAAGAAAGCCTAAAACACCAGATCAGCTTGAGGCACAAGCACTTTATACGACACAAGGTATTCCGATTAATGTGCGCGGACAAATCGATAGAATCGATACGTATACACATCAAGACAGAAGCTTTGTGAATATTATCGATTATAAATCTTCGGCTTACAGCGGAACACTGGATTTGAAAAAAGTGTATTACGGATTACAGATGCAGATGATGACTTATATGGATGTCGTCTTGCAAAATAAACAACGCTTAGCGTTATCAGACCAAACTGAACCTGGCGGTTTACTCTATTTCCATGTGCATGAACCGCGTGTTAAATTTGCGAACTGGGCAAGCATTGATGAAGACGAAAGAGAAAAAGAATTATTGAAATCTTATCAATTAAGCGGGGTGATTAATAGCGACCCAGATGTATTGAATGCGGAAGATACACGATTAGAACCTTCTTTCAAATCTGATATTGTGCCGATTAATATGCTTAAAGGCGGCGGCTTAGGCAAAAATAATCCGGTTGCAGATACGAAAACAATCTATAAGTTTATCGAACATAATAAAAAGAACTTCACACAAATTGCATCAGATATTATGGATGGGCATACAGAAGTCGCACCGATGAAATATGATAAAAAGCTGCCTTGTGATTTCTGCAACTACAAATCTGTATGTCATGTTGACGGCATGATTGACAGCAAGCGTTATCGCACAGTAGATGAGAAGATTAATCCAATTGAATTATTACGACTAGAATCAGATGAAGAGGAGGATGAAGCATGA
- the lepB gene encoding signal peptidase I — MKKEVIEWITAIAIALVLIFIINSFVAKSYTVRGDSMHPTLKDGEKVIVNVIGFKMGGLEKGNVIVFHADKNADYVKRVIGTPGDSVEYKHDVLYVNGKKVKEPYLDYNQKHKSYNEITGSFQVKNLPNANGSNKIPKGKLLVLGDNREVSKDSRSFGLIDNEQVVGKVSLRYWPFTAFKVNFNPEQN, encoded by the coding sequence GTGAAAAAGGAAGTCATTGAGTGGATTACCGCCATAGCGATAGCTTTGGTATTAATCTTTATCATTAATAGTTTTGTCGCAAAATCTTATACTGTCCGCGGAGATTCTATGCATCCTACACTAAAAGACGGAGAAAAAGTCATTGTTAATGTCATCGGCTTTAAAATGGGCGGACTTGAAAAAGGCAATGTGATTGTATTCCACGCAGATAAAAATGCAGACTATGTTAAACGTGTCATCGGAACACCAGGCGACAGTGTAGAATATAAACATGACGTACTTTATGTAAATGGCAAAAAAGTAAAAGAACCTTACTTAGATTATAATCAAAAACATAAAAGCTATAATGAAATCACAGGTAGTTTCCAAGTGAAAAATCTGCCGAATGCGAATGGTTCGAATAAAATACCAAAAGGCAAACTGTTAGTACTCGGAGATAACCGTGAAGTAAGTAAAGACAGCCGTTCATTCGGTTTAATCGATAACGAACAAGTTGTCGGTAAAGTCAGTTTGCGTTACTGGCCATTCACCGCATTCAAAGTGAATTTCAACCCGGAACAAAACTAA
- the lepB gene encoding signal peptidase I, whose amino-acid sequence MRKIVKYLLSVIIAIIIVMLIQAFIIIGAVVKTDNMAPVLNKDDRILVSKVQAAFNQIHNSDVIMYRHNGHTYFGRVIGTPGESVEYKDGQLFRDDQLVKERYDIKNPIQNLALRDLKHSEGDILAPKHYLVLNDNRAQQQDSRQFGTIHQKDIIGKVVLRYYPFQQFKISFNE is encoded by the coding sequence GTGAGGAAAATTGTAAAATATTTGCTTTCCGTGATAATTGCGATTATTATTGTAATGTTGATTCAAGCGTTTATCATAATTGGTGCAGTTGTAAAGACTGATAATATGGCACCCGTACTTAACAAAGATGACCGTATATTAGTAAGCAAAGTACAAGCGGCTTTCAACCAAATACATAATAGCGATGTCATCATGTATCGCCATAATGGGCATACATATTTTGGCCGTGTCATAGGTACACCAGGAGAGTCGGTTGAATATAAAGATGGTCAGCTTTTTCGTGATGATCAACTTGTAAAAGAACGTTATGATATTAAAAATCCGATTCAAAATTTAGCATTACGCGATTTAAAACATTCTGAAGGAGATATCTTAGCACCTAAACACTATCTTGTGCTGAACGATAATCGTGCACAGCAACAAGACTCCAGACAGTTTGGGACGATACACCAAAAAGATATCATAGGCAAAGTCGTCTTGAGATATTATCCTTTCCAGCAATTCAAAATTTCATTTAACGAATAA